CCAAATCTTTCCCTGGACACTGCTTATCTTCTACCGTTGGATCTTTCGTCTCACGATCATTTGACCAGTATACATACTTCAGTAGCTTTTCTGCCTCCTCTCCGACAAACCTATGGCCCACAAACTCCCGTGGATTATGAAAAACTTTAGGATCATTTGTAGCGAACGGCTGACATCCAAAGATCATTTCACCTTTCTTGATCTCATAGGATGCATCATGGCTGTGGACCACCATATCCTCCTTGGCCTTACCGTACTGGAACGGCACCGGAGGTTCAATCCTTAAAGATTCATAAACGACTGACTTGGTCAAAATCATCTTATCCAAGGCTTGGAAGGTGACTCCACCTTCTTGCTTAAGGACGGTCCTGATTTCATGGGCGAGTTGGGTGTGTAAGTTTTCTCCTGCTTGTGCAACCCACTTGATCAACGTGGGGAAGAAGCTTTTCATGCCTCCATAGGCATTGAAACCAGCAAGAAACACAAGGTTATGACAAGCTTCATCTCTTTTGATCCCGAAACTCTCAGCTTTGTCAAGAATCCGAGCTGAGTGCTCGTAGAAAGCTTCGTAAAGCTTCTTGTAGTTAGATTTTACTAGGAAGAATGGAAATGGAAATGTATGAAGCAAAAGATCGTCCAGATATTTCAAGAAACTTGATGGGTTTAGGGTTGCGAGTGGTGCTAGTTGCAGAGCTAACCATTTATCTACCATTTTTGGACCTTTAGATCCAATCTTGGTGGTAGAGGGATCTTTTTCGCAGAAGAGACGAAACACAAAGCTGAAAGATATGGCATCGCTCAAGGAGTTGAAAGATGCTTTCTTTTGAGAAGAAATTTCGTCTTCAATATCGATAAAGAGCTGTGACAAGCATGTTCTAAAGAGCGGAATGAAGGTGCTGTGCTTTGAAGCGAGGATAGAGAGGAAGAAGGTTTTGAGCGAGGTATGGTTGCGCTCAGAAGGGTCAAGATATGCACAGACACGGTAGCCTCCCGTGAAAGAAACTGAAGGGAAGAAAGTTCCATCAAGAACGTTCCttttttctactttagaagtgtcgAAGAGAACTGGAAATGAGACTGCATCAAGGAGAGCTATGACTCTAGAGTTTTGAGCAATGAAGGGACCAGGAGGCATATTGATTTTGATAATGGTTGAATGGTATTTCTGAATTCGGGTAGCAAAGAACTCATCTCTGCCTTGGTTATAGAAGTAATCTAGACGATCTCTGATAGCACCGAAGAAAGGGAGGCCATAGCTACCTGGGACTGGCTTCAAAGGAAAGTTTGATGAAgaatgagaggaagaagaagacatatTTTAGCAGTTGTCGGAATTGGAGTTTGTTTGGTTTTGTGGTATACATTCATTCCAGCAATTATAAGGCAAAAGATATGAAATCACGCATGCATAAATAGGGATGGCAACGGTAGGGAACCGTAAAAATCGCCGGAccgaattaatattttaaaaaattgagtccgtcttaaatttaattaaaatatttttaattacctgAATTCGTCTTAAATCTGTTTATTATTATCCGATAAATACCCGAAccgatttaattttatatattttaattaataatttatataaataatatatttttattaataattcatatttaaaaatttaataattctataa
The Hevea brasiliensis isolate MT/VB/25A 57/8 chromosome 15, ASM3005281v1, whole genome shotgun sequence genome window above contains:
- the LOC110665072 gene encoding allene oxide synthase 3 is translated as MSSSSSHSSSNFPLKPVPGSYGLPFFGAIRDRLDYFYNQGRDEFFATRIQKYHSTIIKINMPPGPFIAQNSRVIALLDAVSFPVLFDTSKVEKRNVLDGTFFPSVSFTGGYRVCAYLDPSERNHTSLKTFFLSILASKHSTFIPLFRTCLSQLFIDIEDEISSQKKASFNSLSDAISFSFVFRLFCEKDPSTTKIGSKGPKMVDKWLALQLAPLATLNPSSFLKYLDDLLLHTFPFPFFLVKSNYKKLYEAFYEHSARILDKAESFGIKRDEACHNLVFLAGFNAYGGMKSFFPTLIKWVAQAGENLHTQLAHEIRTVLKQEGGVTFQALDKMILTKSVVYESLRIEPPVPFQYGKAKEDMVVHSHDASYEIKKGEMIFGCQPFATNDPKVFHNPREFVGHRFVGEEAEKLLKYVYWSNDRETKDPTVEDKQCPGKDLVVLLARVILVELFLRYDTLRVETKKGIGLESSVTITSLTKATST